The following coding sequences lie in one Lelliottia jeotgali genomic window:
- a CDS encoding tRNA pseudouridine 13 synthase: MIDFDNLTYLHGKPQGNGQLKANPEDFVVVEDLGFQPDGEGEHILVRILKNGCNTRFVADALAKFLKIHAREVSFAGQKDKHAVTEQWLCARVPGNVMPDLSKFELEGCKVLEYARHKRKLRLGALQGNAFTLVLREVTNRDDVEKRLTAISEQGVPNYFGSQRFGLGGSNLLGALRWAQSNAPVRDRNKRSFWLSAARSALFNQIVSERLKKPDANQVVVGDALQLAGRGSWFVATNEEMTDLQARVDNKSLLITAALPGSGEWGTQGEALAAEQAAVAEETELQSLLVREKVEAARRAMLLYPQQLSWNWWDDVTVELRFWLPAGSFATSVVRELITTSGDYANIAE, from the coding sequence ATGATCGATTTTGATAACCTGACGTATCTGCACGGCAAACCGCAGGGAAATGGCCAGCTAAAAGCCAACCCGGAAGATTTCGTGGTAGTGGAAGATCTCGGTTTCCAGCCGGATGGCGAAGGCGAACACATTCTGGTTCGTATCCTGAAAAACGGCTGCAATACCCGTTTCGTCGCCGATGCGCTGGCAAAATTCCTCAAAATTCACGCCCGTGAAGTGAGCTTTGCCGGGCAGAAAGATAAACATGCTGTTACCGAGCAGTGGTTGTGTGCGCGCGTGCCGGGCAATGTAATGCCTGATTTAAGCAAATTTGAGCTCGAAGGCTGTAAAGTGCTTGAGTACGCCCGTCATAAGCGCAAGCTGCGCCTCGGGGCGCTTCAGGGCAATGCCTTTACGCTGGTGCTGCGTGAAGTGACAAATCGTGACGACGTGGAAAAACGCCTGACCGCCATCAGCGAGCAGGGCGTGCCGAACTATTTCGGTTCCCAGCGTTTCGGGTTGGGTGGCAGCAACCTACTCGGCGCGTTGCGTTGGGCGCAAAGCAATGCCCCGGTGCGCGACAGGAATAAACGCAGTTTTTGGTTGTCGGCAGCCCGTAGTGCGTTGTTTAATCAGATTGTGAGCGAACGACTGAAAAAACCAGACGCGAATCAAGTTGTTGTCGGCGATGCGCTACAATTAGCGGGACGCGGCAGCTGGTTTGTCGCCACAAACGAAGAAATGACCGATCTGCAGGCGCGCGTCGACAATAAATCGCTGCTGATTACCGCCGCGCTGCCCGGCTCGGGAGAGTGGGGAACGCAGGGCGAAGCACTGGCCGCTGAACAGGCGGCAGTGGCTGAAGAGACAGAATTACAATCATTGCTGGTGCGGGAAAAAGTTGAGGCGGCACGCCGTGCGATGCTCCTCTATCCGCAGCAGTTGAGCTGGAACTGGTGGGATGACGTGACCGTCGAGTTGCGTTTCTGGCTGCCTGCAGGCAGTTTTGCCACCAGCGTTGTCAGGGAACTTATTACTACGTCGGGTGACTATGCGAATATTGCTGAGTAA
- a CDS encoding 2-C-methyl-D-erythritol 2,4-cyclodiphosphate synthase: MRIGHGFDVHAFGGVGPIIIGGVRIPFEQGLLAHSDGDVALHALTDALLGAAALGDIGKLFPDTDPAFKGADSRELLREAWRRIQAKGYTLGNVDVTLIAQAPKMLPHIPQMRVFIAEDLGCHMDDVNVKATTTEKLGFVGRGEGIACEAVALLVKAAK; this comes from the coding sequence ATGCGAATTGGACACGGTTTTGACGTACACGCCTTTGGCGGCGTTGGCCCGATTATCATTGGCGGCGTACGCATTCCCTTTGAACAGGGCTTGCTGGCGCATTCTGATGGCGATGTCGCGCTGCATGCCTTAACCGACGCCTTGCTCGGCGCGGCAGCACTCGGCGATATCGGCAAACTGTTCCCGGACACCGATCCGGCCTTTAAAGGTGCGGACAGCCGTGAGTTGCTGCGTGAAGCCTGGCGCCGCATTCAGGCGAAGGGCTACACTCTGGGCAACGTTGATGTGACTCTCATTGCTCAGGCGCCGAAAATGCTGCCGCATATCCCGCAGATGCGCGTTTTTATCGCCGAAGATCTCGGCTGCCATATGGATGACGTCAACGTCAAAGCGACCACGACCGAAAAGCTTGGTTTTGTCGGTCGTGGCGAAGGCATCGCCTGTGAGGCGGTGGCGCTGCTGGTGAAGGCGGCCAAATGA